The DNA sequence GCGCAACGTAGCGGAGCACCAGTTCCATGTCCGACTCCAGGGTCTTCGTGTCAAAATTCTGGGGATGGAATCAGCCACGATCCTGGATCACCATAAGATTTACCAGGTAAAAAAGCTCAGCATCGGGGGAATGCTGATCGTATCGGACCAGGCTTTTGTTCCCGAAGAGCGATTCAAGATGGAACTCATCTTTCCTGGAAACGGGGACCACGTGACCTTTATGGGACGAATTGCCTACAGCGGGGAAGTTTCCGACAGTCGTCCCCTATCCTTTGATACCGGCATCGAGTTTTTTGATATGGAAAAGAATGACAGGAAAAAACTGGAGGCCTTCGTCCATTCCCTTAGGGAACCCGCCCCCTGATTTCCAGGATTCCCTTTACTTAAAAGCTCCCGTAACAGCAAAGATAAGAAGAATCACTGCGATCACAAACAGAACAGCACCGGCGATCTTCACCCAGCTCCAGGGCCGCTCCGCCCGGATTTCCGCCGTCTGACCGTTGACCAGAAACCGGTAAACCTTCTCTCCGAACTTATAGGAGCTGATCCAGATGGGGAGCAGGATGTGCTTGAAGGTCACGTCGTCATATCGTGTTTTGACGTCTTGGATTCTCTGATGATCTCCGCCGATATCGTTCCGGATCGCCTCACGGATCGCTCCATCCATCACCTCCCGGGCCTGGTCAAATCCCTCGCTCAGGGTAACGGTATAGGTTTCCGCCTTGAATCCGCTCAGATAATCGGGGGAAAAAGGAACCAGCTGGTTTAGATTCCACGTGGTGAGCTTCCACGCCAGCCGTTCGGGAAGAGACCGGCTTGCCGGCACCAGCGTATCATTGAAGGCCTTTCGCACGGTTCCGGAAACCGATGACCAGCGCGTCTTTCGTACACGGCGTGTCTTATGAACGGTCCGCCCCCCCTCCGTCGTGGAATAGGATTCATTCTCCCAGTAATCGTCTCCCCTCTGTCCCTTATAGAGAGATGTCGTGTCGGCATCGTACGTCCAGAAAGGCGTGTAGAGACCCTGAAGAGCCTGGGGGTAGTGCACATCCCGTTTCAGCCGAGAAGGGGCAAACCAGAGGCCGCGAAGCCAGGTTCGAAAGGATTTGACCGCCTGATCGCGTGTAACTTTGAAGGGGAGCAGAGACCGCGGCTGAATCAGCTTTTGAGTTTTCCCTTCCTCCACGATATGGGTTCCGCAGAAGGGACAGGATAGGGAGGTCAGCTTCGGGTCGTGGGTGGAAGAAGCGCCGCAGGCCCGACACTGGATGGTTTGTGCCTCAACCGTTTCCTGTGTCTCTTCCTTCGAGAGAAAGTCCTCGAAGTCAAGTTCCTCGATGTTGGCCCCGTCGGGGGAATCGATCACCTGCTGCTGCGCGCAGAAGGGGCAGGTCAGGGTTCCCGAAGCGGGATCGAAGGCAAATTGGGCTCCGCAGCCCCTGCATCGAAAGAGATGTTCAGAGGATCGGGTTCTCGAATCGTCCTTCGTCATTGACCCACAATGTACCACGGATGGACAACCCGGGAAAGAAGAAGATGATCGTCCCCGCATCGATCTCTCCTGCTTCTGCTATGATAAATTCATGAAACGCAAAGCCTTTATCACGGGGATCACGGGCCAGGACGGTTCCTACCTTGCCGAATTCCTGCTGGAAAAAGACTATGAGGTGTTCGGGCTTATTCGCCGCACGTCCCACAGCCGTCTGGACCGGATCGAACACCTTGTCGATTCCATTGAGCTGGTTTCGGGAGATTTGACCGACCTGGCTTCGCTTCTCCAGGCACTGAAGGCGATCCAGCCCGACGAAGTGTACAACCTGGCCGCCCAGTCCTTCGTTCCGACATCGTGGAACCAGCCGGTCCTGACGGCGGATATCACGGCCCTCGGCCCTGTCCGGCTTCTTGAAGCCATCCGCGGAAATGGAAGACCGGTCCGGTTTTACCAGGCATCCTCCTCGGAGATGTTCGGGAAGGTGGATCGAGTCCCGCAAAATGAGACAACGCCTTTCCATCCCCGCTCTCCTTACGGGGTTTCTAAGGTCTATGCGCATCTCATCACTGTGAATTACCGTGAATCCTACAACATGTTTACCTGTTCCGGGATCCTGTTCAACCACGAGTCTCCCCGCAGGGGCCTGGAATTCGTGACCCGGAAGATTTCCCATGCCGTGGCGAGAATCAAATCGGGTCTTCAATCCACCCTTACCCTGGGAAATCTCGATGCAAAAAGAGACTGGGGCTACGCGGGGGATTACGTGGAAGCCATCTGGAAGATGCTCCAGGCCGACACTCCAGAGGACTATGTGGTCGCAACGGGGGAAACTCATTCGGTGAGGGAATTCTGTGCAGAGGCCTTCTCTCATGTCGACCTGAACTGGGAGGACCACGTTCGTACCGACCCGGGCCTCCTTCGTCCCGCCGATGTGGAACTCCTTGTGGGCGATGCCTCGAAAATCCGCAGCCGACTGGGCTGGACACCCCGGGTTTCCTTTCCCGAGCTGGTCAGGATGATGGTGGATGCCGATCTCAAAGATCTGGGTCATTCCCGCTAGCGTTGCCGCCTTCCCGGCCGCCCTTGCTTTCACCCGACTGACGAACGCTCCTCTGCTTTTTCCCTTCGCCGCGGCACTCCTTTTCTACCCCGCCTTTATCCGGACCCTCCTCAGGGGACATTTCGGGTCCGCGTTTCGTCTTTCGGTCCTCTGGGCCCTTTCCGGGACCCTTACCGTTCTGATTTTCACGACTCTGGCACCCCGGGAAGCCGACGCATCGATTCTGAACGGACGTGCCTATCGAGTCGAAATGATGGAATGGATGGAAACGGGGACCGGCAGGGAATCGACTCCCTCCGCCTTTCTGCCCCAGCACGCACTTCACCTGGGCCTCTTTTCCGCGGCCACCGTGGGTTCCGCGGGACTCCTGGGGCTTGTCGCCGGCGCCTATCTTCTCAATTACATGAACGTCTATGTCGCGACCTACGCGGCATCGTCCGGGACCGGATGGATCGGCTGGATCCTGGCCTGGCATCCCTGGGCACTGATCCGTGTCGCCTCCTACCTGGCCCTGGGAGTCTATCTCTCCGCTGTTTTTCTGCGGCTGACAAAAAAGATCGATTCTCTTCCCCCCTCCCGCTGGCTCTGGCTGGGAATGGGCGGTACGGTCCTGGACGTTCTTATGAAGATCATTCTGGCTCCCGGATGGCACAGGCTTCTTGCTTCGTTTCATGGATTATCCTTACCCTGAACCAGAAAAATATGCCGTTTTATTTGATATAATCAAAGTTCACAACCCTTTCCGTAACGTGCTGTAGAAAGGAGACCACCCATGCGAAACCATCGATTCACCCTGCTTTTTCTGGCCTTCAGCCTGATCGCTGCCTGTACCCTCCAGGCCGCGGAAAAACGGGCCTTCACGATTCCCGACCTCTATTCCATCCAGTACCTTTCGGACCTTCAGATCTCCCCCGACGGTACGGAACTGGCCTTTACCGTATCGGAATATGACCTTCCCCGCGCAAAGAGAACTTCGGCGATCTGGCTCATGAATACCGATGGAAGTAACCTCAGAAAATTCACTTCGGGTGAAGCCCTGGATCGAACTCCCCGCTGGTCCCCAGACGGAAAGACTCTGGCATTCACCTCGACAAGAGAAAAATCCACTCAGCTCTACGTGATTCCACGTTCCGGAGGTGAAGCACGGTGCCTGGCAAAACTGACTTTTGGCGCCTCCGACCCGGTCTGGTCGCCCGATGGACGATTCATCGTGGTGGCTTCAGACCTCTATCCCGAATGCGGTCCCACAGCCGAATGCAATGACAAGCGGAAGAAAGACGCGGATGAAGGTCCCTCTCAGGCCCACCTGGCCGACAGCCTTCTCTACCGCCACTGGGACGACTGGAAGGACGGAAAGCGGACCCATCTCATCCGCATCGATATGGAGGGAGGTCTGACTGACCTGACCCCCGGAGACTGGGACTCGCCTGAATTTTCACTCGGGGGATCGCGTTACGGGTTCACTCCCGATGGCTCTGCGTTCTACTTCACCTCCAAGCGGGTCGATAATCCCGCAGAGTCTACCAACGTGGACATCTGGCGGATCGGCCTGAAGGATCCTGAAACCATGAAAGCGCAAAGGCTTACAACGAATCCGGCCTATGACGGACAACCCGTAATTTCTCCCGACGGCACGCGTCTGGCCTTTCTGACCCAGACGATTCCCGGATATGAAGCGGACCTCTTTCGCCTGGCCATCCTGGACCTGGCATCAAAGAAGGTCCGGCTTCTCACCGATCTCGATTCTTTTGACAACTGGATCAACCACGTGGAATGGTCAAAGGACGGAAGGGAGCTTTATGCCACGGCGCAGGTGGAGGGTGACACCCCCTTTTACAGGGTAGACATCGAATCCGTAAAGTTCACAAAGATCTTTACCCATGAGGCTATCGACAGCTTTATCCTGGATCCTTCCGAAACTCATCTTTTCTATATTCACCGTTCCGTGGGAGAACCCACTGAAATTTATGTAAAGGACCTCAAGAAAGACACCGCACCCAAACGGCTGACTTCCTTCAGTGAAAGGCTCCTTCAGGAAGTGGATGTCCGCCCCGCAGAGCGTATGTGGATCAAGGGAGCCGACGGAAAAGAGCTTCAGGTTTTTCTCGTAAAACCCCACGGCTTCGATCCATCGAAGAAATACCCCCTGATTCTTAACGTTCATGGCGGTCCGCAGATGATGTGGCAGGACTCCTTCCGCGGCGACTGGCAGGTCTACCCGGGCGCCGGATACATCGTCGCCTTCCCCAATCCTCACGGATCCACCGGTTACGGGCAGGAATACTGCGCGGAAATTTCGGGAGACTGGGGCGGAAAGGTGTACGAAGACGTCTTGAAGGTGACCGATTACCTGGCCTCCCTGCCCTACGTTGACGCCGAACGGATCGGAGCCATGGGATGGTCCTACGGCGGCTACATGATGGACTGGATCCTGGGACACACCGACCGCTATCAGTGCCTTGCCTCGATGATGGGGGTCTACGACCTCCGCTCCATGTACGGGGCCACCGAAGAGCTATGGTTTCCCGAATGGGACCTGAAGGGCACACCCTGGGATTCGGAGCAGTACGCGACCTTCTCTCCCTCCTTCTATGCCTCCAGTTTCAAAACTCCAACCCTGGTGATCTCGGGGGAGAAGGATTTCCGGGTTCCCTACACCCAGAGCCTCCAGCTCTTTACGGCACTCCAGAAGCAGGGCGTGCCCTCACGGCTCATCATCTTCAAGAACTCGGGGCACTGGCCGTCCTGGTGGGATATGATCCTCTACTATACGGCCCACCTGGAATGGTTCCAGACCTACCTGGGCGGGGACGGCCCGCCCTGGAGCGTGAAGGATTTCGTTGCCAACCGGGTCTTTGACACCGAGACCGGGAAACGCCTGGACCTCGAGGCTCCATGACACGGACGTTCAAGCTGTCCCGGGACTCGGGCCCGAAAAGTTACAGAGTCAACTATGCAGGGGAGCTGAACAGCGAACAGCATGACGTCGTGATGGCTCCCGGCGGGCCGATGCTGGTCATTGCCGGGGCGGGATCAGGAAAGACACGGACGCTGACCTACCGGGTGGCCCGCCTGATCGAGGACGGGATACCGCCGAACCGGATTCTGCTCCTGACCTTCACCAATAAGGCGGCCCGGGAAATGCTCATGCGCGTGGAAGCTCTCTGCGGCATGGAGTGTCCCCGGGGCTGGAGCGGTACCTTTCATCACATGGGGAACCTCTTCCTGCGCCGCCATGCGGAATCCCTTGGGCTGAAACCCAATTTTTCCATCATGGACCGTGAGGACACCAAGGACCTTCTGGATGCCATCGTGGAAGACCTCGGGTATTCCAACCTTCCGGTGCGTTTCGTGTCCACGGACGTCCTCGTGGAGCTCTACAGCCTCAGCGTCAACACCGAAGTCGACGTGGAGGGACTCGTCCACGACCGATATCCCCAGTTCACGGCACAGCTCACGGAGATCCAGAAGGTCCTCATCACCTATAACGAACGAAAGCTCGCGGAAAACCTGGTTGACTTCGACGACCTGCAGAGCCTCATGCTCCGCGGCCTTCTGGAACATGAGGAAATCAGGACCCACTACCAGAACCACTTCCTTCACATCCTGGTGGATGAATACCAGGATACAAACAAGATTCAGGCCGACCTGGTCGACCTCCTCGTCGGTCCTCAGCGCAACCTGATGGTGGTGGGTGACGACGCCCAGAGCATCTATTCCTTCCGGGGCGCAAACTTCGAAAATATCATTACCTTCCCTGACCGGTTCAGGGACGCGAAAATCTTCTACCTTACAACAAACTACCGCTCCACACCCGAGGTTCTGAATTTCGCCAACGACTCCATCCGGCACAATCAGCGGCAGTTCGAAAAGGAACTGCATCCCGTGAGGGAATCCAGCGGGGTTCCCGTCACGATCGTTCCCTGTCCCGATGTCTATATTCAGGCTGAATTCTGCGCGCAGAAAATCCTTCAGCTGATGGAGGAGGGGCTGGACCCCCAATCGATCGCCATCCTCTATCGGTCCCACTTTCAGAGCATGGAAGTTCAGCTGGAGTTCACCCGGCGCGGTATCCCTTACGAAATCCGCTCCGGCATGCGCTTCTTCGAGCAGAAGCACGTCAAGGACATCATGGCCTTCCTTCGGATCACCGTGAACGCGTCCGACGAGCCGGCGTGGAAGAGGGCGCTGAAGTTGTATCCAACCGTGGGAAATCGAACGGCTGCGCTCCTCCACGCCCATGTTTCAAAAGCCTCGGATCCCCTGCGCGCGGCTATCTCATCCGACTTCATCAAGGCAGCCCCCAAACGCAGTCAGGCCTCCGCCGCCCGTTTCCAGGAACTGGTCAAGGACCTCATGGGACCTCGCCACCAGGGTGATCCGGCCGAGGCGATCCGGACCATCGTGGAGGTCATGTACCGGGATTACGCAGTCCATACCTTTCCCAACGCCCAGGCGCGCCTGGACGACCTGGAAGAGATGGCCCAGTTTGCCTCCCGCTACGGGACGATTGAGGATTTCCTCCGGGAACTTGCCCTCCTTTCGGAGCTCTCGGGAGAGGATGTGGCCGCAGGGGATAAGGAAGGGGACCGCATCATCCTCTCCACCGTCCACCAGGCGAAGGGCCTGGAATGGGACGCCGTCATCGTGATCGGTCTGGCGGAACACCAGTTTCCCTCTCACTGGGCCCTGAAAAGCCCCGACGGAGAGGAGGAGGAGAGAAGGCTCTTCTACGTGGCCTGCACACGCGCCAGGGATGAGCTCGTCCTGGCCTACCCACAGATGGGACACCAGCGGGGAAATCGGGACACAATCCAGAGGGTTTCCCGCTTTATCGGCGAGGTCAGCCCCCGCCTCTGGGAGCCGGTTCAGCTTGTTCAGGATTACGGCTGGTAAGTCGGCCCCCATCCCGAAACTTCATGAATTATCTGTGATATGATGAATATTGATACGCAGTATCATTTAATGACTCCCAGGAGGAGACCATGAACCGCACGATTCGAACCCTGTCCGCATTCGTACTGTTGACCATCCTTGCCGCGTTTGCCCTTGCTACAGGTCAGGAAGAAAAACCGGGACAGCCGGCGATGTCCCCCGAAGAGCAGGCCATGATGGAAAAATGGCAGACCTACATGACCCCGGGACCCGAACATCTGAAGATGGCACGCTTTGTGGGATCGTGGAATGTTAGGGCAAAATTATGGATGCAGCCGGGGACCGAGCCCCAGCTGAGCGAGGCGACGGCGGAAGTCACCTCGATCCTTGGCGACCGTTTCCTCCAGATGACCTATACCGGTTCGTTCATGGGAATGCCCTTCGAAGGCCGGAATCTTTTGGGATACGACAATTACACGAAGAAGTACACCAGCATCTGGTTTGATTCCATGGGAACGGGGTTTTACCTCACCTCGGGAACCTGTGACGATGCCGGAAAAGTTTGCACGGAGACGGGAATCTGGGACGACGCGGTGACCGAGCAGAAGGTCGCCGTCCGAACCGTCACAACGTGGAAGGATAAGAATACCATCGTGATGGAAACCTACTCCACTTACCCGGACACTCCTGAATTCAAGAGCATGGAGCTTTTCTACACCCGCAGGTAACTGGTTAAGGAAACCCGGTCAGTCAAGTGGATCTTCCAGGGCTGTCCGGGCTTTCGACAGCACAAGATCCAGGATCACGGGATCCTCTCCCAGGGGGGGAAGGACCTCGATTTTCAGATCGGAGTATCGGGAGGATACGGCAAGAACCTGTCCCGGGATATCCCGGGACACGTGGCCCCCTCCCGACATGAAGAGCGGATAGATCACGAGTCGTTCAATTCCCCGGGCTCGGGCTTCTTCGGCCCGTTCCAGAAGGGTTGGAGAAACAAACTCCATGTAAGCCAAAGTCACACGATCCCTTCCGAGTATTTCAGCAAGGTGTCGGTCCATATCTTCAAAAGGCTGCCTCCAGCGCGGATCGGGGCTTCCATGGGCCATGAGAACCAGCAGAGTTTTCATAATCGAATCTCCTTTCTGGAAGGAAACGCACGATTCGGATGTCTCATTCCCCCGTAAGAGGAATCTGCAGACCGGAGGAGATCCAGCGGCCCGGCATCGCGATATCGAGGCGATCCTGGTAGGACGTATTCGTCAGGTTTTGAATATCCAGAAAGAACGTGATGTCCTTCCAGTTGCAGAGAACGCGAAGATCGGCCAGAAACCGCGAGTCCAGTGTTTCGGGATCCTCCCAGCGCGCCGAAAGAGTTCCCCGTACCTGGCTGAAACGAAAGTGGACCAGGCCCCCGGCCTCCAGGGCGGAGTAGTCGGACAGGTACTTCAGCCGGTCCGGGGGAAGGGGAGCGTCGACATCCCGGGCGGCGGCAAAAACCGTGACGGTGCCCAGCCGAATCCTGAATTCCAGGCCGGCAGAAAAGAACGGTTCCAGGTTGACGGCGTGAAAAGTTGCACGGCCGTCATCGGATACCCACTCAATCTCGTCAGAGTGGTGACGGCCCCAGAGGGAAACGGTCCAGTTCTTTCCCGCCACGTTCCACTCCGCTTCCACCATGTCCGGGGATTCAAGGTTCGGGTTCCCGAGGTTAGCGGGACTGGCGTAATAGAGCTCCGTAAAGGAGGGAAGCCGGCTTCCCCGGCGAAGGGTAAAAGAGGTGGAAATCAGATCCATAGTGCGCTCGACACTCAGAGAAGGAAGGAGGAGCATGGTTCCTGATCCTCCCTCCAGCCCGAGAGAAAGGGATAAATTTTTCTTTCCGAACGTCCGCGTCCATGCCAGGGTTCCCCCGGCGCGGTTCCGGTCGTGGTCACCCAGGGGACTGTCGGTTATGCTTTCGGAAAACCCGTACATCTGCCATGCAACGGATCGCTCCGTGCCGGACAGGTTCGCACCGGTTCTCAAAGTCGTGTGCCGGTTTCGATACCCTTCGGGATTTCTTCGGTCCAGGAAGAAGTCGTCAGTGTGGCGGCGGGTGTACACCTGAAGGTTGGCGCCGAGAATCGTTCCTGAGACAGAACCGACCGTCGTGGACGTGGATTCTTTCTGATAGGGATAGGCCGTCGTGTAAAAGTTCAGCGCACCGAAGCTTTTATCCTCCATGCCGGCCATCCATTTCCACTTCCCTGCTTGGCCCCGGAGCCCTAACACGTCTCTTGAAAGCTCAGTTCCATAGCTCCATCCCCCGTGAACGGTTCGTGAAAGGGAGAAAGCGGAAGAAAAGCTCTCCCCCGCGAATCCTGTTTCCATATACCCCATTGCAAGGTTGTGATCTCCCGCCAGGATACGGGCTTCATGACTCGCAGAGGATCGGGTCACGATCCGTACGGCTCCGCCCGGAATGGGCCCCGACGGCGAAAAAGCCCAACCTCCGGGGGTATATTCCACCCTCTCGACACTGTCCAGATCCACAGGCAGGTCGAGGGTAAAGTGACCGGTCTGGGGATCGTTGAGGGGGATGCCGTCGAGGTACACCCGGATCCCTTCGTACCCCGCACCCCGCCCCTGAAGATCGGCCTGAACACCGAAGGGAGCCCGGAGAGACAGAACATCGGGAAGGTAAAGGTTTATAAGGCCCTGGAGATCCACGGCCGGTGAGGATTCGATCTCTTCCCGTGTCACGACCACCAGGGTACCGGGTTCCCCCGGAGCACGGACTTCTACCGTCGTTCCAAACTGGCAGAAGAGGGGAACGACTGTGAAAAAAGTCCATAATAAGGCGACGCACCGGAAGAACATGGACCGGATGATACAATACTTTTTGATCTCAAAACAGGAAGGTGCCCGGATGGAACTCTTACAGACCGAGCGAAGCATCGTCGCCGTGATCGACCTTCAGGGGAAACTGATGGAGATGATCCACCGTCCCCGGCTGGTCATCGGCTCGACCTGTCGGCTGATGAAACTGGCCGACCTATTCCAGGTCCCCGTCGTCCTGACGGAACAGTATCCGAAGGGTCTGGGAGGCACCCATCCAGAAGTACTGGAGGTTTTTCAAACCCTTTCAGTCCCCACCGGATATCTGGACAAGACGTCCATGGGATGCTGCGGGGACCCGGGGTTCGAAGTCCTTCTTCAAAAGGCCAGACCGGGCCTGGATCCGAAACGCAGGCAGATCGTCGTCGCGGGGATCGAAGCTCACGTGTGCGTCATGCAGACGGTGATCGAGCTATTGAACCTGGGCCACGACGTCCATGTCTGCTGGGAATGCGTGAGCGGCCGGGGAGAGGAATACCGGGACTATGCCCTGAAACGTATGGCCCAGGCCGGCGCCGTCATCACCAACCACGAATCGGTGGGGTTTGAATGGGCCCGCGACAAGAACCACCCGGCCTTCAAAGCCATGAGCAACCTCTTCAAGGAAGGTCAGCTGACAGAGTAAACATCCTTCCCGAAGAAAATCACACACAATTTTCGGGAGAATCTTCCTGCATCCATGTTCTGAACAAAGGAATTCAAAGATATATCAATCGGGTGGAGAATCCACGAGAAATAATGATATTTGACAAGAGTGTCGTCATATGTCATGATATATGACGACAAAGGGGTCATTTATCATGAATTTCAGACAGAATTATATACCCAGGGCACTCGATCTACCTTCCCTGCTGGCACGCAAATCGTACTTTTTGCTGGGACCAAGACAGACTGGAAAAAGCTGGCTGATTCGCTATACTCTCCCCGAGGTAAAAATATACAACCTGCTTGATTCTTCAACTTATCTACTTCTTAGCAGAGCCCCGGAACGCTTGCGTCAAGAACTCCGACCATCGGACAACCTTATCATTATTGATGAGATTCAGCGTCTCCCTGAACTTCTTAACGAGGTACATCTTCTAATTGAGGAAAAGGGTATCCGTTTTCTGCTAACAGGTTCCAGTGCCAGAAAATTACGACGGGGTGGTGTAAATCTCCTGGGTGGCCGGGCACGCATGCTTCGTTTCCATCCCTTTACAACCCTGGAACTTGGAAAGCATTTTGAGCTCACCAGAGCACTGAACCACGGCATGGTGCCCAACCATTACTTTTCGGATGAGCCGGATTTGGACCTTGAAGCATATACCGGCACCTATCTGCAGGAGGAAGTAGTGGCCGAGGGTGCAACCCGAAACGTCCCAGCATTCAGCCGCTTTTTAAAGGTAGCCGCCCATTGCAACAGTACCATTGTTAACTTCACAAAGGTTGCCAACGACGCCCAGGTACCGCGCACTACCGTACATGAATATTTCCAGATTCTCAAGGATACCCTCATCCTTCACGAACTTCCTGCATGGAAACAGTCAAGGAAAAGAAAGCCGATCGCGTCAAGCAAGTATTATTTCTTTGATCCTGGCGTCGTCAGGCAGCTGCAAGGGCGCATCTATACGGATGGAACAACAGAATTTGGAGAAGCTTTCGAAACATATATCTTCCACGAACTGATCAGTTATACTGATTACAGAACGCATGAACCACTTTATTTCTGGCGTTCCACATCGGGATTCGAAGTGGATTTTCTCCTGAGTGACCATACCGCCATTGAAGTGAAAGCCTCCTCAACAGTTTCACCCAGAGATATCAAATCTCTTCTGGCACTGAAGGAGGAAAATACTACCCGGCGCCAGATCTGCGTCTGTCGTGAGAGTTCCAGAAGAACCATCCATGGTGTTGAAATTATTCCTTACAGAGACTTTATCGAAGAATTATGGTCCGGAGAACTGGATTGATTTCATCAACATCCTCAGGAGGTAGATGATCATGAATAGAATTCTCCATTTTTTTTCGTCAGCTTGATTTTTACTAGTTGCTCCATGGCACAGGTCGAGGAGTTATGTATCAGCGAAAAGTGCAGTTACTCTTTTATATACATAGCTACGTTCCAAAATACCGCCTATGGAAGATACAACAGTGATACGGGGAGGATGCGTTTGAATACTTACTATGTAGTTGTTCGTAAAGGAGCGGTAGCCAGTGTTAAAGAAAACATGGAGAAATTGAAAGATATATTCTACGATCATTACAGAAAAACACA is a window from the Thermoanaerobaculia bacterium genome containing:
- a CDS encoding DUF4143 domain-containing protein, encoding MNFRQNYIPRALDLPSLLARKSYFLLGPRQTGKSWLIRYTLPEVKIYNLLDSSTYLLLSRAPERLRQELRPSDNLIIIDEIQRLPELLNEVHLLIEEKGIRFLLTGSSARKLRRGGVNLLGGRARMLRFHPFTTLELGKHFELTRALNHGMVPNHYFSDEPDLDLEAYTGTYLQEEVVAEGATRNVPAFSRFLKVAAHCNSTIVNFTKVANDAQVPRTTVHEYFQILKDTLILHELPAWKQSRKRKPIASSKYYFFDPGVVRQLQGRIYTDGTTEFGEAFETYIFHELISYTDYRTHEPLYFWRSTSGFEVDFLLSDHTAIEVKASSTVSPRDIKSLLALKEENTTRRQICVCRESSRRTIHGVEIIPYRDFIEELWSGELD